The sequence AGCGGCGGCGAGAGGCGGCAGAACGTGCGGAAGCCGACCAGTTCGAGATCGGACAGGATGAAGTGCGCAGGCGTCACGCCCGCCGTCACGCGAATGCCGCGCGCCTTTGCCTCGCGCACCAGACCCAGCGCGCGCGCGGTCGTCACCTGCCGGAAATGGACATGCGCGCCGGAAAGTTCGGCCAGCGCTATGTCGCGCGCCACGGCCAGCGCCTCGGCTTCGGCAGGCGCGGAGGGCAGGCCCAGCCGGGTCGCCACTTCGCCAGCTGTCGCCACTGCGCTCCCGGTGATCGCCGCGTCTTCGGCATGGGTCACCACGACCAGCCCGAGCATCGCGCAATAGCGCAGCAGCCGCAGCATCACGCCCGAATCACCGACCCAGCCGCGCCCGGTGGCTACCGCCTTGGCCCCGGCATCGCGCATCAGCGCCAGTTCGGCGAGTTCGCTGCCCTCAAGTCCGCGTGTGGCGGCGGCGAGCGGATGGACCCACAAGTCCGGCTTGCCCGATTGCGCCGCGAAGCGCACGCGCGCCGGATGGTCGAGCGGCGGGCCCTGGTCGGGCATCAGGCCTGCGCGGGTGATTCCGCCAAAGTGGAACGCAGGCTTGTCGATGGCGAATACGCCAAGATCCACCAGCCCCGGAGCGACCAGCGCGCCTTTCGCGTCGAACACCGCGTCGCCATCGTGCGGGGTCAAATTGCCCAGCGCGACGATCCGCCCGCCTTCGCAGCGCACTGCGCCTGCCTGCGGTTCGCCCGAAGCCAGGACCAGACGCCCGCCGGTAATCGTGAGAGGCCGCGCGATCATGTCGGAACTCCTTCAACTTCCCACCCCGGCACGCCGCGCGTCCGGCGCGTCAGCACTTCCAGGCAGGCCATGCGGATCGCCACACCCATTTCCACCTGACGGGTGATCAGGCTGCGGGTGGGATGATCGGCCACCGTCGAATCGATCTCGATTCCCCGGTTCATCGGGCCGGGATGCATGACGAAGGCGTCTGGTTCCGCGCGTGCCAGCCGCTCGGGCGTGAGGCCATAGAGGTGCCGGTATTCGCGCGGGGATGGGATGAACTGCCCGGACATGCGCTCCTGCTGGAGCCGCAGCATCATCACCACGTTCGCGCCCTTGAGCGCCGCGTCGAAATCATGGACCGGAGTCACGCCCATCGCCTCGACCGCATCGGGCATCAGCGCGGGCGGCGCGCAGACGCGCACATCGGCACCAAGCGCGGTCAGGCACAGGATGTTCGACCGGGCCACGCGGCTGTGCAGGATGTCCCCGCAGATGGTGACTTTCAGGCCATTGAGGTCTGAACCCACTGGCAGGCCCAGCGCATGGCGCATGGTCAGCGCATCGAGCAGCGCCTGCGTGGGATGCTCGTGCTGACCATCGCCCGCGTTCAGTACCGGGCAATCGACCTTCTCCGCGATCAGCCGCACCGCGCCT is a genomic window of Novosphingobium sp. MMS21-SN21R containing:
- a CDS encoding dihydroorotase, whose product is MIARPLTITGGRLVLASGEPQAGAVRCEGGRIVALGNLTPHDGDAVFDAKGALVAPGLVDLGVFAIDKPAFHFGGITRAGLMPDQGPPLDHPARVRFAAQSGKPDLWVHPLAAATRGLEGSELAELALMRDAGAKAVATGRGWVGDSGVMLRLLRYCAMLGLVVVTHAEDAAITGSAVATAGEVATRLGLPSAPAEAEALAVARDIALAELSGAHVHFRQVTTARALGLVREAKARGIRVTAGVTPAHFILSDLELVGFRTFCRLSPPLRSDDDRKAVVAAIGDGTIDVISSGHDPRGPEDKRLPFADAEPGMAGAETLLPLTLTLVRDGVIPIARAFELLSANPAQLLGVNAGRLHVGAEADIAIVDPARPWVVNSDKMAAAAGNTPFDRRPVEGRVAALFKGGTKVD
- a CDS encoding aspartate carbamoyltransferase catalytic subunit — its product is MQTPNSSQAGRYPAGGLAYPHRDLTGIGQLARHEILYLLDEAEQWVELNRQPKKKTDLLGGLTIINAFFENSTRTLLSFEIAGKRLGADVVNMHAATSSVKKGETLIDTAMTLNAMRADAIVIRHASSGAVRLIAEKVDCPVLNAGDGQHEHPTQALLDALTMRHALGLPVGSDLNGLKVTICGDILHSRVARSNILCLTALGADVRVCAPPALMPDAVEAMGVTPVHDFDAALKGANVVMMLRLQQERMSGQFIPSPREYRHLYGLTPERLARAEPDAFVMHPGPMNRGIEIDSTVADHPTRSLITRQVEMGVAIRMACLEVLTRRTRGVPGWEVEGVPT